One window of the Desulfatirhabdium butyrativorans DSM 18734 genome contains the following:
- a CDS encoding SDR family oxidoreductase gives MIEKPILVCGATGYVGGRLIPLLLQKGYRVRAAARSVDKVRARPWGRHPMLEVVSADVLDLGSLAKAASGCSATYYLVHSMNAQGKRFADADRISAKNMAAAASAAGHERIIYLSGLGEPNNPHLSPHLRSRHEVGDILRAGDVPCTVLKAAMILGAGSASFEILRYLVERLPVMITPSWVSTPCQPIAIGNVLHYLAECLEKPETSGRVFDIGGPDILTYRDIIHIYAAEAGLPKRWIIPVPLVTPKLSAYWIHLVTPIPSSIAIPLTEGLSVPVICRENAIRDIIPQRLIDCRESIRTAIQDILSHQVDSCWFDAGLERPPEWVHCGDADYAGGTLLECRVSTIIEATAPDIWPFIERIGGETGWYFGNVLWKLRGLLDRLLGGIGMRIGRKDPQMLSVGDPLDFWRVIQLQAPNRLVLQAEMKMPGEAVLDIRIAPVDDRRIQLSLFSRFLPRGLWGNIYWYLLYPVHAWIFLGMLRAIAEATGRPIVEAPKLNMP, from the coding sequence TCCGATGCTCGAGGTTGTTTCTGCAGACGTTCTGGATCTGGGTTCTCTGGCAAAGGCGGCATCGGGATGCAGCGCCACCTATTACCTGGTGCACTCCATGAACGCCCAGGGAAAGCGCTTTGCCGACGCGGACCGCATTTCCGCAAAAAACATGGCAGCGGCCGCCTCTGCTGCCGGGCACGAGCGGATCATTTACCTGAGCGGGCTGGGGGAGCCGAACAATCCCCACCTCAGTCCGCACCTGCGTTCCCGGCACGAAGTGGGCGACATTCTCCGGGCGGGAGATGTGCCCTGTACCGTCTTGAAAGCCGCCATGATCCTGGGTGCCGGAAGCGCTTCCTTCGAAATCCTGCGCTATCTGGTCGAGCGCCTGCCGGTCATGATCACGCCATCCTGGGTTTCCACCCCATGCCAGCCCATCGCCATCGGAAACGTGCTGCACTATCTGGCCGAATGTCTGGAAAAGCCGGAGACATCGGGACGTGTTTTCGATATTGGCGGCCCCGACATCCTGACCTACCGGGATATCATCCACATTTATGCAGCCGAAGCCGGTCTCCCAAAACGATGGATCATTCCCGTCCCACTGGTCACGCCGAAGCTGAGCGCATACTGGATTCACCTGGTCACCCCCATTCCATCGAGCATTGCCATTCCGCTCACCGAAGGGCTGAGTGTACCGGTCATCTGCAGGGAAAATGCCATTCGGGACATCATCCCCCAGCGGCTCATCGACTGCCGGGAGAGCATCCGCACGGCCATCCAGGATATCCTGTCCCATCAGGTCGATTCGTGCTGGTTCGATGCGGGTTTGGAGCGGCCTCCGGAATGGGTCCATTGCGGGGATGCCGATTATGCCGGCGGCACGCTTCTCGAATGCCGGGTTTCCACCATCATTGAGGCCACGGCACCAGATATCTGGCCTTTCATTGAACGGATCGGCGGAGAAACCGGCTGGTATTTCGGCAACGTCTTATGGAAACTTCGGGGATTGCTGGATCGGCTGCTCGGCGGCATCGGGATGCGCATCGGCAGAAAAGATCCGCAAATGCTTTCGGTCGGGGATCCGCTTGATTTCTGGCGCGTGATTCAACTGCAGGCGCCGAACAGGCTTGTGTTGCAGGCCGAAATGAAGATGCCTGGAGAGGCCGTGCTCGACATCCGGATCGCGCCCGTGGATGACCGCCGGATCCAACTGAGCCTGTTCTCCCGCTTTCTGCCCAGAGGGCTTTGGGGCAATATATACTGGTATCTTCTGTATCCGGTCCATGCCTGGATTTTTCTGGGCATGCTGCGGGCCATAGCGGAAGCGACGGGCAGACCGATCGTAGAAGCGCCAAAGTTGAACATGCCCTAA